The genomic region CTGGATGATCGAACTGCAGACCGAGCCCGGCGCGCTGGAGGGCCAGCTGGGCGAGCTGCTCGACGCGGACGGCTACCGCGCCACCGTGTCGGAATGAGGAGTTGTTAGGGTTTTGCCGTCCGGACGCCAACTAGGGCGGATCCGGCGGTGGTGGGCACAACGAGGCTCGCCGCGCGGTACGGTCGATTACAGACGCGGTATCGCCACAGCAGCCAGTTAGGAGCAGCGGGTGACGGAGAACGACCAGAACTCTGGGACCGACCAGACGTCTGATGAAGTCACCGTGGAAACGACTTCGGTCTTCCGCGCCGACTTCCTCAACGAACTGGACGCCCCGGCGGCGGCCGGCACGGAGAGTGCCGTGTCCGGTGTCGAGGGTCTGCCCGTCGGTTCGGCGCTGCTGGTCGTCAAGCGCGGCCCCAACGCGGGGTCGCGGTTCCTGCTCGACCAGCCCGTCACGTCGGCCGGTCGGCATCCCGACAGCGACATCTTCCTCGACGACGTCACTGTGAGCCGTCGGCACGCGGAGTTCCGCATCGAGGGCGGCGAGTTCCAGGTCGTCGACGTCGGCAGCCTCAACGGCACCTACGTCAACCGGGAGCCGGTCGACTCGGCCGTGCTCTCCAACGGTGACGAGGTGCAGATCGGCAAATTCCGTCTGGTGT from Mycolicibacterium phlei harbors:
- the garA gene encoding glycogen accumulation regulator GarA, translating into MTENDQNSGTDQTSDEVTVETTSVFRADFLNELDAPAAAGTESAVSGVEGLPVGSALLVVKRGPNAGSRFLLDQPVTSAGRHPDSDIFLDDVTVSRRHAEFRIEGGEFQVVDVGSLNGTYVNREPVDSAVLSNGDEVQIGKFRLVFLTGPKGADSDS